GGGGCATGCACATGCGGATAATCACCATTTTTGGTGTAGGCGAAGAAGCTCCATGGTTTGTAGTTGGCTTTTTCAAAGGCATCTACCGCGTACTCAAAGTAGCGGAGTTCTTCATCGTCATCCGGCAGACGGATTTTGCTCTTGCGCAGGTCGCGGAAATACTGGCTGTTGGCATAAACCTCGGTCTTGTAAACGGTAATGCTGGCTACGCCGGTTTCCAGGGCACGATGGACGCTGTTTTGCCAGGTTTCCATGGTTTCACCCGCCAGGCCGCTCATCAGGTCGATATTGACGTTGGGCACGACGCTTTGCGCGATGTTGATCGCCTTGATAACGCGGTCAACCGTATCCTTGCGCTGGGTATGCTTGACTACATCATCATCCAGCGATTGCACGCCCATGCTGATACGGGTTACGGGAATCGGCAGGTCACGGAAGGCATCCGCCGTCTTTTGCGTCATGGAAACCGGTTCACCTTCTATCGTGAATTCAGCATTGGGCATAATGTGGTTGAAATTATCCCTGATTCCCTGGGTAATACGCTCCAGTTGTTCACGTTGCAACATGGTCGGGGTACCGCCACCGAAATAGATGGAGCGGATAGGGCGATCCTTCAGGTTGTAGCGTTCCGCCGCCATGGCCATTTCCTGACACAAGGCATCGGCGTAACGGTTCATTTCATCGCGTTTGGCGCCGGTAACAACGCGGTAATAGCAATACGAGCATTGCTGGGCGCAAAATGGGATGTGCACGTAAATATTCAACGGTTCCCGCGACATTACGTCCGTTTCATTCAGGGGGTTCCACTGGGTCGGATTGGGGTAATTGGTAATAAAACCGCGACGGCTGCCTTCCAGGTTGGTAATAAAGCCACGGCGGGAAACCTGTTTCAGTTCCTGTTTGATTGGGGTAATAGGGGTAATAACAGTCATGGGGGGGTGCTCCTTAAGCGGCGGCGGCAGACATTTTGCCAGCAACAAACGCGCTCAGTGTATTCAGGCTCTGGAATGGCTCCATGCCCAGCTCGTCATCGGAAAATTCAAAGGCAAATTTTTCTTCGATAATACTGATGAATTCCATGACGGCGACCGAATCCAGGCCGACACCACCTTCCAACAGGCTGTCATCTTCCTGGATGCTGTCTTCACTAACATTGACATCCAGTTCGTTGGCGATAATGTGTTTGAGGCGCTCAGTTATTTCGTTCATGGCTTAAGTTCCTGTTATTCCTTGATATGTTGTTGAAGAATGCGACGGTCGACCTTGCCGCTGGGCGAGAGTGGCAAGGTTTTTTGCAGGATGATTTCATCGGGCACTGCATAGCGGGGCAAATATTCAAAGCAGGCCTGACGGATGGATTCCGCAGTAACGGGTTGCTCTTCGGGTGTGTTTTTTCCAGCGATACAAAAAGCGTACAGCTTCTGACCGCGTACAGTTTCCTCGTCGCTACACAGCACTACGGCCTGTTCTACGGTATGGGTGCGTAACAGGGCGTTTTCCACATCAGCAAACTGTACCAGAAAACCGGCACGGTTGGTGCTGTCGCTCTGACGCCCAAGCAGTTCAATACGCCCGTCATCCAGCTGGCGGGCGACATCGCCGGTATTGTAAGGGTGTGTACTCACTGGCAGTGTTTCACCCCGGCTATTAAGGTAGCCGTCAAAGCCGTAAGGATGCAGGCAGTGCAATGCCTGACTATCCGGCTCAATAAGCATTGCCACGCTGGACAGGGGCAATAGGCGGTTAGGCCGGTCGCCATCCAGATGGGCAACCGTG
The sequence above is drawn from the Thiothrix nivea DSM 5205 genome and encodes:
- a CDS encoding coproporphyrinogen-III oxidase family protein, with the translated sequence MTVITPITPIKQELKQVSRRGFITNLEGSRRGFITNYPNPTQWNPLNETDVMSREPLNIYVHIPFCAQQCSYCYYRVVTGAKRDEMNRYADALCQEMAMAAERYNLKDRPIRSIYFGGGTPTMLQREQLERITQGIRDNFNHIMPNAEFTIEGEPVSMTQKTADAFRDLPIPVTRISMGVQSLDDDVVKHTQRKDTVDRVIKAINIAQSVVPNVNIDLMSGLAGETMETWQNSVHRALETGVASITVYKTEVYANSQYFRDLRKSKIRLPDDDEELRYFEYAVDAFEKANYKPWSFFAYTKNGDYPHVHAPSLWRGEDYLPLGTSAFGKIGDQLFQNSNDPEKYMQTIESGHFAVNRGHKLTCQDKMVRTVLVGMKLMKLDLDFFQQATGYRLEKLCAPMVNELQENGFITLNGGEKPTELVMTRKGILHGDYVGKQLGRALQELG
- a CDS encoding acyl carrier protein; translation: MNEITERLKHIIANELDVNVSEDSIQEDDSLLEGGVGLDSVAVMEFISIIEEKFAFEFSDDELGMEPFQSLNTLSAFVAGKMSAAAA